The Chryseobacterium sp. JV274 sequence ACACAAAAGAGTCATTATATTCTCATTATGCTATTACTTCTATTAGTAAGCAAGGCATTTGGGCAGGATTCTGTGACAACTTATTATTCCTTGGAAGAGGGAAAATTAGAGCCTTTCAGGATACAGGTTACCTACAATAAAACCAGTCATCTGATATTTCCTACATCAATACGATATGTTGACCTGGGGAGTGAACTGTTAGTTGCCAATAAGGCAGAGCCTATCGGAAATGTTCTCCGGATCAAATCGGCTGTAAGAGATTTTGAAGAGGAAACCAATTTTTCGGTCATTACTGAAGATGGAAAATTTTATAGTTTTGATGCATCTTACAGTTCTTATCCCGATATATTAAGCTACGATTTAGTAAAACTTCAGAGAGGTATTGAAAGGCAATATGCTACTGATGTATTATTTGAAGATCTTAAAGGAAGCTCAACTTCTCTCACCTGGCTCATTATGGAAAATCTTTACAGGAAAAGCAACAGAACTATTAAGCATATTGTTTCGAAAAGTTATGGAATTGAGTTTTCAGTCAGGGCACTCCACGTTAATGAAAGCAAATTTTATTTCACATTGCAGGTTAAGAATCAAAGTAATGTGGGGTATGCTATTGAGCTAGTCAATTTTAAAATTGTCAATAAAAAGAACTTAAAGCGAACGGTCGTTCAGGATAAGATTTTAGAGAAGGTTCGCACCTATTTCCCGGAAACGACCGTAGCTAATCATTCAGACAGTAAAGGGATTTATATGCTTGATCAGTTTACGCTCTTAAAAGATCAGGTTTTGGAAATTGAAATTCTGGAAAAGAATGGG is a genomic window containing:
- the traN gene encoding conjugative transposon protein TraN; this translates as MNTQKSHYILIMLLLLLVSKAFGQDSVTTYYSLEEGKLEPFRIQVTYNKTSHLIFPTSIRYVDLGSELLVANKAEPIGNVLRIKSAVRDFEEETNFSVITEDGKFYSFDASYSSYPDILSYDLVKLQRGIERQYATDVLFEDLKGSSTSLTWLIMENLYRKSNRTIKHIVSKSYGIEFSVRALHVNESKFYFTLQVKNQSNVGYAIELVNFKIVNKKNLKRTVVQDKILEKVRTYFPETTVANHSDSKGIYMLDQFTLLKDQVLEIEILEKNGGRHLKVQLENEDLVHARLIHSLTIKTE